Proteins encoded by one window of Enterobacter pseudoroggenkampii:
- the ispG gene encoding flavodoxin-dependent (E)-4-hydroxy-3-methylbut-2-enyl-diphosphate synthase — MHNQAPIQRRKSKRIYVGNVPIGDGAPIAVQSMTNTRTTDVEATVNQIKALERVGADIVRVSVPTMDAAEAFKLIKQQVSVPLVADIHFDYRIALKVAEYGVDCLRINPGNIGNEERIRMVVDCARDKNIPIRIGVNAGSLEKDLQEKYGEPTPQALLESAMRHVDHLDRLNFDQFKVSVKASDVFLAVESYRLLAKQIDQPLHLGITEAGGLRSGSVKSAIGLGLLLSEGIGDTLRVSLAADPVEEIKVGFDILKSLRIRARGINFIACPTCSRQEFDVIGTVNALEQRLEDIITPMDVSIIGCVVNGPGEALVSTLGVTGGNKKSGLYEDGVRKDRLDNSDMIDQLEARIRAKAAMMDETQRISVQQVEK; from the coding sequence ATGCATAACCAGGCTCCGATTCAACGTAGAAAATCGAAACGGATTTACGTTGGGAATGTGCCAATCGGCGATGGGGCACCTATCGCCGTTCAGTCGATGACCAACACGCGCACCACCGATGTGGAAGCGACGGTCAATCAAATCAAAGCATTAGAACGTGTAGGCGCGGATATTGTTCGCGTCTCCGTCCCAACCATGGATGCCGCTGAGGCGTTCAAACTGATCAAACAGCAGGTCAGCGTTCCGCTGGTGGCTGATATCCACTTCGACTACCGCATCGCACTGAAAGTGGCCGAATACGGCGTCGATTGCCTGCGTATTAACCCGGGCAACATCGGTAACGAAGAGCGTATCCGCATGGTCGTGGACTGCGCCCGCGATAAAAATATTCCTATCCGCATCGGCGTTAACGCCGGTTCCCTGGAAAAAGATCTTCAGGAAAAATACGGTGAGCCTACGCCGCAGGCGCTGCTCGAATCCGCGATGCGCCACGTCGATCATCTCGATCGTCTCAACTTCGATCAGTTTAAAGTCAGCGTAAAAGCGTCCGATGTGTTCCTTGCCGTAGAATCTTACCGCCTGCTGGCAAAGCAGATCGACCAGCCTCTGCACCTCGGGATCACCGAAGCGGGCGGCCTGCGCAGCGGCTCTGTAAAATCCGCGATCGGTCTGGGGCTGCTGCTCTCTGAAGGGATCGGTGACACCCTGCGCGTCTCGCTGGCGGCCGATCCGGTCGAAGAGATCAAAGTCGGTTTCGATATTCTGAAATCACTTCGTATTCGCGCGCGTGGGATCAACTTCATTGCCTGCCCAACCTGTTCACGCCAGGAGTTCGATGTGATCGGGACGGTGAATGCCCTGGAGCAACGTCTGGAAGACATTATCACCCCGATGGACGTTTCCATCATCGGTTGTGTGGTAAACGGTCCGGGTGAAGCACTGGTGTCCACCCTGGGCGTAACCGGCGGTAACAAGAAAAGTGGTCTCTATGAAGATGGCGTTCGTAAAGATCGTCTGGATAATAGCGACATGATCGACCAGCTTGAAGCCCGCATCCGCGCCAAAGCCGCCATGATGGACGAAACACAGCGTATCAGCGTTCAGCAGGTTGAAAAATAA
- a CDS encoding bifunctional tRNA (adenosine(37)-C2)-methyltransferase TrmG/ribosomal RNA large subunit methyltransferase RlmN, translating into MSELVNTSEVAIPAVPNKNGKINLLDLNRQQMREFFKEMGEKPFRADQVMKWMYHYCSDNFDDMTDINKVLRNKLKEVAEIRAPEVVEEQRSADGTIKWAIAVGDQRVETVYIPEEDRATLCVSSQVGCALECKFCSTAQQGFNRNLRVSEIIGQVWRAAKIVGAAKVTGTRPITNVVMMGMGEPLLNLTNVVPAMEIMLDDFGFGLSKRRVTLSTSGVVPALDKLGDMIDVALAISLHAPNDEIRDEIVPINKKYNIETFLAAVRRYLEKSNANQGRVTIEYVMLDHVNDGTEHAHQLAELLKDTPCKINLIPWNPFPGAPYGRSSNSRIDRFSKVLMEYGFTTIVRKTRGDDIDAACGQLAGDVIDRTKRTLRKRMQGETIAVKAV; encoded by the coding sequence ATGTCTGAACTAGTGAATACCTCCGAAGTCGCCATTCCTGCGGTTCCCAATAAAAATGGAAAAATCAACCTGCTGGATCTGAACCGTCAGCAGATGCGCGAGTTCTTTAAAGAGATGGGCGAAAAGCCGTTTCGTGCCGATCAGGTCATGAAGTGGATGTACCATTACTGCAGCGACAATTTTGATGACATGACTGACATCAACAAGGTCCTGCGCAACAAGCTCAAAGAAGTGGCTGAAATCCGCGCACCGGAAGTGGTGGAAGAGCAGCGCTCCGCAGATGGCACCATCAAATGGGCGATTGCGGTCGGCGATCAGCGCGTTGAAACTGTCTACATCCCGGAAGAAGACCGCGCCACGCTGTGCGTCTCCTCTCAGGTTGGCTGTGCGCTGGAGTGCAAATTCTGCTCAACCGCGCAACAAGGCTTTAACCGTAACCTGCGTGTTTCAGAAATTATCGGTCAGGTCTGGCGTGCCGCGAAAATCGTGGGCGCGGCAAAAGTGACTGGCACGCGTCCTATCACCAACGTGGTGATGATGGGGATGGGTGAGCCGCTCCTGAACCTGACCAACGTCGTTCCGGCGATGGAAATCATGCTGGATGACTTTGGCTTTGGTCTGTCCAAGCGTCGCGTCACGCTGTCTACCTCAGGCGTTGTGCCTGCGCTGGACAAGCTTGGCGACATGATTGACGTTGCGCTGGCGATCTCCCTGCACGCGCCAAACGATGAAATTCGTGACGAAATTGTGCCGATCAACAAAAAGTACAATATCGAAACCTTCCTCGCTGCCGTACGTCGCTACCTGGAGAAATCCAACGCCAACCAGGGCCGCGTGACCATCGAGTACGTGATGCTGGATCACGTCAACGACGGCACCGAGCATGCGCATCAGCTGGCTGAACTGCTGAAAGATACGCCGTGCAAAATCAACCTGATCCCATGGAACCCGTTCCCGGGCGCGCCGTATGGCCGTAGCTCGAACAGCCGTATCGACCGTTTCTCCAAGGTGCTGATGGAGTATGGTTTCACCACCATCGTGCGTAAAACCCGTGGTGATGACATTGATGCCGCATGCGGACAGCTGGCAGGTGATGTCATTGACCGTACTAAACGTACCCTGCGTAAACGCATGCAGGGCGAGACGATCGCGGTTAAAGCTGTTTGA
- the rodZ gene encoding cytoskeleton protein RodZ — protein sequence MNTEATHDQHEALSTGVRLRNAREQLGLSQQAVAERLCLKVSTVRDIEEDKAPADLASTFLRGYIRSYAKLVHIPENELLPMMEKQAPVRAAKVAPMQTFSLGKRRKKRDGWLMSFTWLVLFVVIGLTGAWWWQNHKAQQEEITTMADQSSAELNQAGSENGQSVPLNTDGAASSSEPQTAAPDASATGAAQTPVATANTAAPQAQDQNAVVAPSQANVDTAANAPAATQPADNSAATLPTSPAGTATAADPNALVMNFSADCWLEVTDATGKKLFSGLQRKDGTLNLTGQAPYKLKIGAPAAVQIQYQGKPVDLSRFIRTNQVARLTVNAEQSAAQ from the coding sequence ATGAATACTGAAGCCACTCACGACCAACATGAAGCACTCTCCACTGGCGTTCGTCTTCGCAACGCCCGTGAACAACTCGGACTCAGCCAGCAAGCCGTTGCGGAACGCTTGTGCCTGAAGGTTTCCACGGTTCGCGATATTGAAGAAGATAAGGCGCCTGCCGATCTGGCTTCAACGTTCTTGCGCGGTTATATCCGCTCTTACGCAAAACTGGTGCACATCCCCGAAAACGAATTACTGCCAATGATGGAGAAGCAGGCGCCGGTCCGTGCAGCAAAAGTTGCGCCGATGCAGACCTTCTCCTTGGGGAAACGTCGTAAAAAACGTGATGGCTGGCTGATGAGCTTTACCTGGCTGGTGCTGTTTGTGGTCATCGGTCTGACCGGTGCATGGTGGTGGCAAAACCACAAGGCGCAACAGGAAGAGATCACCACCATGGCCGATCAATCCTCCGCCGAACTCAACCAGGCCGGAAGTGAGAACGGCCAGAGCGTGCCGTTGAATACCGACGGTGCAGCTTCCTCCAGCGAGCCACAGACCGCAGCGCCAGACGCGTCGGCGACCGGTGCAGCACAGACCCCGGTAGCAACGGCTAACACCGCTGCGCCGCAGGCTCAGGATCAAAACGCGGTTGTTGCCCCTTCTCAGGCGAATGTTGATACGGCGGCGAACGCGCCTGCGGCTACCCAGCCTGCAGACAATAGCGCAGCGACTCTGCCAACCAGCCCGGCGGGTACGGCGACAGCAGCCGATCCCAACGCGCTGGTGATGAACTTCAGCGCCGACTGCTGGCTGGAAGTAACTGACGCGACAGGTAAAAAACTGTTCAGCGGCCTGCAGCGCAAAGATGGCACGTTAAACCTAACCGGCCAGGCTCCTTATAAACTTAAAATCGGCGCTCCGGCAGCGGTACAGATCCAGTATCAAGGAAAACCTGTCGACCTGAGCCGCTTTATCAGAACTAACCAGGTTGCACGTCTTACCGTTAATGCCGAACAATCAGCAGCACAGTAA
- a CDS encoding YfgM family protein gives MEIYENEHDQVDAIKRFFVENGKALVVGVILGVGALVGWRYWNNHQADSARDASLSYENTVSAIRADQPQTLTAAEKFAADNKNTYGALAALEVAQQYVDKNELDKAAAQLSQSLAAASDDNLKAVINLRLARIQVQQKKADDALKTLDTIKGEGFAAIVADLRGEALLSKGDKAGARKAWQAGVESNASPALSEMMQMKINNLSV, from the coding sequence GTGGAAATTTACGAGAACGAACACGATCAGGTCGACGCGATTAAACGCTTCTTTGTTGAAAACGGCAAAGCGCTGGTTGTTGGGGTTATTTTAGGTGTCGGTGCGCTGGTGGGCTGGCGTTACTGGAACAATCATCAGGCAGATTCTGCGCGCGACGCGTCCCTGTCCTATGAAAATACCGTGAGCGCAATTCGTGCCGATCAGCCGCAAACGCTGACGGCGGCAGAGAAATTTGCGGCTGACAACAAAAACACCTACGGTGCACTGGCTGCGCTGGAAGTGGCTCAGCAGTACGTTGATAAGAACGAACTGGATAAAGCCGCTGCTCAGCTCTCTCAGAGCCTTGCTGCGGCCAGCGATGATAACCTGAAAGCGGTGATCAATCTGCGCCTGGCACGTATTCAGGTTCAGCAGAAGAAAGCTGACGATGCGCTGAAAACGCTCGATACCATCAAAGGCGAAGGTTTTGCTGCCATCGTTGCCGATCTGCGCGGTGAAGCACTGCTGAGCAAAGGTGACAAAGCGGGCGCGCGTAAAGCGTGGCAAGCTGGCGTAGAGAGCAATGCTTCACCTGCGCTGAGCGAAATGATGCAGATGAAAATAAATAATTTGTCCGTCTGA
- the ndk gene encoding nucleoside-diphosphate kinase, with the protein MAIERTFSIIKPNAVAKNVIGSIFARFESAGFKIVGTKMLHLTVEQARGFYAEHEGRPFFDGLVEFMTSGPIVVSVLEGENAVQRHRDLLGATNPDNALAGTLRADYADSFTENGTHGSDSVESAAREIAFFFAEGEVCPRTR; encoded by the coding sequence ATGGCTATTGAACGTACTTTTTCCATCATCAAACCAAACGCGGTGGCAAAAAACGTTATTGGCAGCATTTTCGCTCGCTTTGAATCTGCAGGGTTCAAAATTGTTGGCACCAAAATGCTGCACCTGACCGTTGAGCAGGCGCGCGGCTTCTACGCTGAGCACGAAGGTCGCCCATTCTTTGACGGCTTGGTGGAGTTCATGACCTCCGGTCCAATCGTGGTATCCGTGCTGGAAGGCGAAAACGCCGTACAGCGTCACCGCGACCTGCTGGGTGCAACCAACCCGGACAACGCGCTGGCCGGTACTCTGCGCGCTGACTATGCGGACAGCTTCACCGAGAACGGCACCCACGGTTCTGACTCTGTTGAATCTGCTGCACGCGAAATCGCTTTCTTCTTCGCAGAAGGCGAAGTGTGTCCACGTACCCGTTAA
- the hisS gene encoding histidine--tRNA ligase, translating to MAKNIQAIRGMNDYLPGETAIWQRIEGTLKQVLGSYGYSEIRLPIVEQTPLFKRAIGEVTDVVEKEMYTFEDRNGDSLTLRPEGTAGCVRAGIEHGLLYNQEQRLWYIGPMFRHERPQKGRYRQFNQLGVEVFGLQGPDIDAELIMLTARWWRALGIADHVSLELNSIGSLEARANYRDALVAFLEQHKEKLDEDCKRRMYSNPLRVLDSKNADVQALLNDAPALGDYLDEESREHFAGLCKLLEAAGIAYTVNQRLVRGLDYYNRTVFEWVTTSLGSQGTVCAGGRYDGLVEQLGGRAAPAVGFAMGLERLVLLVQAVNLEFKAESVVDIYLVASGAETQSAAMQLAERVRDALPGVKLMTNHGGGNFKKQFARADKWGASIALVLGESEVANGEVVVKDLRSGEQTTVTQDGVAAHLRTLLG from the coding sequence GTGGCAAAAAACATTCAAGCCATCCGCGGCATGAACGATTATCTGCCTGGCGAAACCGCCATCTGGCAGCGCATTGAAGGCACACTGAAGCAGGTGCTCGGCAGCTACGGTTACAGCGAAATCCGTTTGCCGATTGTAGAGCAGACCCCGTTATTCAAACGCGCGATTGGTGAAGTCACCGACGTGGTTGAAAAAGAGATGTACACCTTTGAGGACCGCAACGGCGACAGCTTGACCCTGCGTCCGGAAGGTACGGCGGGCTGCGTACGCGCCGGCATCGAACATGGTCTTCTGTACAATCAGGAGCAGCGCCTGTGGTATATCGGCCCGATGTTCCGCCACGAACGTCCTCAGAAAGGTCGTTATCGCCAGTTCAATCAGCTGGGTGTGGAAGTCTTTGGTCTGCAGGGCCCGGACATCGACGCCGAACTGATTATGCTGACCGCCCGCTGGTGGCGTGCGCTCGGTATCGCCGATCACGTTTCCCTTGAACTGAACTCTATTGGTTCTCTGGAAGCTCGCGCTAACTACCGAGATGCGCTGGTTGCGTTCCTGGAACAGCATAAAGAGAAGCTGGACGAAGACTGCAAGCGTCGCATGTACAGCAACCCGCTGCGTGTTCTGGATTCCAAAAACGCGGATGTTCAGGCACTGCTGAACGATGCGCCTGCGCTTGGCGACTACCTGGATGAAGAATCTCGCGAACACTTCGCGGGCCTGTGCAAGCTGCTTGAAGCGGCAGGCATCGCCTATACCGTGAACCAGCGCCTGGTGCGCGGTCTGGACTACTACAACCGTACCGTGTTTGAGTGGGTGACCACGAGCCTCGGCTCTCAGGGCACCGTATGCGCGGGCGGCCGTTATGACGGTCTGGTTGAGCAACTTGGTGGTCGCGCAGCGCCTGCTGTGGGCTTTGCTATGGGCCTTGAGCGACTTGTTTTGCTGGTTCAGGCAGTTAATCTGGAATTTAAAGCAGAATCCGTTGTCGATATATACCTGGTGGCCTCAGGCGCGGAAACGCAGTCTGCGGCGATGCAGCTTGCCGAACGCGTGCGCGATGCGCTGCCGGGCGTTAAGCTGATGACCAACCATGGCGGCGGCAACTTCAAAAAACAGTTTGCTCGTGCCGATAAGTGGGGCGCAAGTATTGCACTGGTGCTGGGCGAGTCCGAAGTGGCTAACGGCGAAGTGGTGGTGAAGGACCTGCGCTCTGGTGAGCAGACAACGGTAACGCAGGACGGCGTTGCGGCGCACTTGCGCACACTATTGGGCTAA
- the pbpC gene encoding peptidoglycan glycosyltransferase PbpC (penicillin-binding protein 1C), protein MRMARLTRSRWLWLAGALLVLWGLIVAADRLWPLPLKEVNPARVVVDEKGTPLWRFADSDGIWRYPVTIEEVSPRYLEALIQYEDRWFWDHPGVNPLSVLRAAWQDLSSGKVVSGGSTLTMQVARLLDPHPRTFGGKIRQLWRAMQLEWHLSKRDILTLYLNRAPFGGTLQGVGAASWTYLGKPPSQLSYSDAALLAVLPQAPSRLRPDRWPERAEAARNKVLDRMATQGVWSAKQVKESREESVWLAPRQMPQLAPLFARMMLGKSRDTKIVTTLDAGLQRQLEELAMNWKSRLPARSSLAMIVVDHTDMKVRGWVGSVDINDDSRFSHVDMVNAIRSPGSVLKPFIYGMALDDGLIHPASLLQDVPRKTSDYRPGNFDSGFHGPVSMSEALVRSLNLPAVQVLEAYGPKRFAGMLSNAGLPLILPAGAQPNLSLILGGAGARLADIAAAYSAFARHGKAGRLRLQPGDPLTERPLLSPGSAWIIRRILANEAQSLPDNALPQVAPLAWKTGTSYGYRDAWAIGLNARYVIGIWTGRPDGTPVAGQFGFASAVPLLNQVNNLLQSRSTVDEARLPRDPRPESVGRGVICWPGGQSLPEGSENCRRRLSTWLLEGSEPPTLLLPEQEGIRGIRFPVWLDKTGKRVAADCPDATEKVLDVWPLPLEPWLPATERRAVRIPPSSTTCPPLSQDAPAPLILTGVREGAVIKRLPGESRVSLPLQATGNSGERWWFLNGEPLSVKGRIYTLQLDKSGDYQLLVMDETGQVATVNFTLQ, encoded by the coding sequence ATGCGAATGGCACGTCTGACACGCTCCCGCTGGCTGTGGCTGGCGGGAGCGCTTCTCGTTTTATGGGGGCTGATTGTCGCCGCCGACCGCCTGTGGCCGTTACCGCTGAAAGAGGTTAACCCCGCCCGGGTGGTGGTGGATGAGAAGGGCACGCCGCTGTGGCGCTTTGCGGACAGCGACGGGATCTGGCGCTATCCGGTGACGATCGAAGAGGTCTCTCCCCGTTATCTTGAGGCGCTGATCCAGTACGAAGATCGCTGGTTCTGGGATCACCCCGGCGTAAACCCGCTCTCTGTCCTGCGCGCCGCCTGGCAGGATCTCAGTTCTGGCAAAGTCGTCTCTGGCGGCAGTACGCTGACCATGCAGGTGGCACGCCTGCTGGACCCGCATCCGCGTACTTTTGGCGGCAAAATTCGTCAGCTCTGGCGTGCGATGCAGCTGGAGTGGCACCTCTCTAAACGCGACATCCTGACGCTCTATCTCAACCGCGCGCCGTTTGGCGGTACGCTGCAGGGCGTGGGTGCGGCAAGCTGGACGTATCTGGGCAAGCCGCCGTCGCAGCTCAGCTATTCCGACGCGGCGCTGCTGGCGGTGCTGCCGCAGGCACCCAGTCGTTTACGCCCGGATCGCTGGCCTGAACGGGCCGAAGCGGCGCGCAATAAAGTGCTCGACCGCATGGCGACGCAGGGCGTCTGGTCCGCGAAGCAGGTCAAAGAGTCCCGTGAAGAATCGGTATGGCTGGCGCCCCGACAGATGCCGCAGCTGGCGCCGCTTTTTGCACGCATGATGCTCGGTAAAAGCCGCGACACGAAAATAGTCACCACGCTGGATGCCGGGCTACAGCGGCAGCTGGAAGAGCTGGCGATGAACTGGAAATCTCGCCTGCCGGCACGCAGCTCGCTGGCGATGATCGTCGTGGATCATACCGATATGAAAGTGCGAGGCTGGGTCGGATCGGTGGATATTAACGATGACAGTCGTTTTAGCCACGTGGATATGGTCAATGCGATCCGATCCCCGGGATCGGTGTTGAAGCCCTTTATCTACGGTATGGCACTGGACGATGGCCTGATCCATCCCGCCTCGCTTCTTCAGGACGTTCCCAGAAAAACCAGTGATTATCGCCCCGGGAATTTTGACAGCGGGTTCCACGGGCCGGTCAGCATGAGTGAAGCGCTGGTGCGCTCCCTCAACCTGCCTGCCGTTCAGGTGCTGGAAGCCTACGGACCAAAACGATTTGCCGGTATGCTCAGTAACGCAGGTTTGCCGCTGATCCTGCCCGCGGGGGCACAGCCGAATCTCTCCCTGATCCTCGGTGGAGCAGGCGCGCGGCTGGCAGATATCGCCGCTGCTTACAGTGCCTTTGCCCGACACGGTAAGGCGGGACGGCTGCGTTTACAGCCGGGCGATCCGCTGACAGAACGTCCGCTGTTATCACCTGGCTCGGCGTGGATTATTCGCCGTATTCTGGCCAATGAAGCGCAGTCGCTGCCGGATAATGCGCTACCCCAGGTTGCGCCGCTGGCGTGGAAAACCGGTACCAGCTACGGCTACCGTGATGCCTGGGCCATCGGTCTGAATGCCCGCTACGTGATCGGCATCTGGACCGGACGACCGGACGGCACGCCCGTGGCGGGACAGTTTGGGTTTGCCAGCGCGGTTCCGCTGTTAAACCAGGTCAATAACCTGCTTCAGTCGCGCTCAACGGTAGACGAAGCCCGCCTGCCTCGCGACCCGCGTCCGGAGAGCGTCGGGCGGGGCGTGATCTGCTGGCCGGGCGGCCAGTCGCTGCCGGAAGGGAGTGAAAACTGTCGGCGTCGCCTGTCGACCTGGCTGCTGGAAGGGAGTGAACCGCCCACGCTGCTCTTGCCGGAGCAGGAAGGCATACGCGGCATTCGTTTCCCGGTCTGGCTGGATAAAACGGGTAAGCGTGTGGCGGCAGATTGCCCTGATGCAACTGAAAAAGTCCTGGATGTCTGGCCGCTGCCGCTGGAACCGTGGCTGCCCGCAACCGAGCGTCGCGCGGTACGGATCCCGCCTTCATCAACAACCTGTCCTCCGCTGTCGCAGGACGCACCTGCGCCACTCATCCTGACAGGCGTGCGCGAAGGGGCCGTTATCAAACGTCTCCCGGGTGAATCCCGCGTTTCGCTGCCGCTTCAGGCGACCGGCAACAGCGGTGAGCGCTGGTGGTTTTTGAACGGTGAACCGCTGAGTGTGAAGGGAAGGATTTACACATTACAGCTTGATAAGTCGGGCGATTATCAGTTACTCGTTATGGATGAGACCGGGCAGGTCGCGACGGTGAATTTTACGCTGCAGTGA